Within the Tistrella mobilis genome, the region AGATCGAGCGCCATTTCCTCGTGCCCGGCCGATGGCCAGAGATTGGCGAAGGCGACGATCCGGCCGTTCTGGCGGACGACTGCGATCGGGCAGTGGTTCAGATAGGCCGGCTCGAACCGGCCGAGCGAGAAGCGCTTTTCGCGCGCCTGGCGCTGCTCCATCCAGACATCCGAGACCTTGCGCAGCTCGGGCATCAGCAGCCGCGCCTCGCCCGGGGCCAGCATCTCGAAACTGGCGCCGTCCTTGATCGCGCGGCGATGGGCATAGCGCAGCTCCGCCCGCGGCTTGCCGTCGAGCGAGAACTGCGCAAGCGGCACCACCGCCTCCTCGCCCAGCTTCACGATCCTGAGGCCCAGATCGAGATAGAGCGGCAGGGCTTCGGCCGAGACCTGGTAGAAGACCGGGATCGCGCCATGGGCATCGCAGAGTTCGCGGAACATCCAGGCGACATTGGCCCAGGCGTGGCGCGGCCCGACCGGATCGCCCATGGCGACGAGCGAGCGGCCCGAGGCGGCATACATCACGAAAGCGTCGCCGCATTCCGAGAAGATGAAGCTCTTGTCGCCGGTGAAGGCGAGCTGGGCGGTGCTGGAGGTGGAGGTCGCGACGATCCGTTCGGCCTGAACCAGATCTTCTTCGGTGGGGGGGCCGGGGCGGGCACGGACCGGGGCGAAGAGGCGGGCGGCGAACAGCACCAGCCCGAGCGCCAGCACCGCGACCGTCGCCCGAAGGCTGCGCGGCGCCTCGGCTTCGAGCGCAAAGGTGAACAGACCCTGGGAGAACAGGGCTTCGTGACGGAACGAGAACCAGGCGAGCCAGGCGGCCGCGCCCACCATCATGGCGAGCGCGCCCACCCAGGCCGGGGTCATCGGCTGGCGCAGCAGCGAGCCGCGGCGATAAAAGGCCCGACGGGCGAGAATGAGGAGGCCGGCCACGACGGCAAGCAGGATCGCCTCTTCCCAGTCCCAGCCCTTGAGCAGCGACAGGACGGCGCCCAGGCCCGAAAGGATGGTGGCGGCCATCCAGGCGGCATCCACCCGGCGGGCGAGGCCGCGGGCGATGACCAGCAGCAGCAGGCCGACCACGCCGCTGGCCAGATGCGAGGCTTCCACCACGACCAGCGGCAGGCCGTCCAGCAGATCGAGCCGGCCGGTGGCGGCGGGGGTCGCGGCCGAGGCGAGCAGAACGGCGCCGGAGGCGATGGCGAGCAGGGCAAAGGCGATGGGCGCGATCTGGGCCGCACCGGCCCCGGCCCGACGGATCGCCGGCGCCATGCGCCCGGCCGCCCGGCCGGCCTCGGCGAGCGCGATCAGGGTGGCGGCCAGGATCAGCGGCACCAGGTTGTAGACGAAACGATAGACCACCAGCGCGCCCAGCACTTCCGGTGCTGGCACGCCGGGCAGGAAGAGCAGGACGATGCCTTCGAACACGCCGAGCCCCGCCGGGACATGGGCCAGCACGCCCGCCACGATCGCGACCACATAGAGGCCCAGGAAGGCCGGGAAAGACAGCGGCAGGTCTGCCGGCAGCAGCACCCAGAGCACCGCACCGGCTGCGATCAGATCGCCGATCGCGAGCAGGGTCTGGCCGATCGTGACCGGCAGGGCCGGCACGGCGATCCGCCAGCTGCGGACATGGATGCCGGCCCCCCGCGCGGATGCCGTGGCATAGATCAGAAAGGCCGCCAGCGCCAGAATGCCGGCCAGATGGACCACGGTTTCAGGCAGGTTGAGCGCGCCTGCGACCCTGCTCCCTTCGAACAGCCCGGCAAGCCCGCCCAGGGTGACGGCGCCCAGCGTGAAGGCGGTGGCGCAGAACACCATCAGCTTCGCCACGGCGGCGGGCGGCACGCCGGCATTGCCATAGACGCGCAGCCGGACCGAGGTACCGGTCAGGGCGGCAAAACCGGCCGTATGGCTGATCGCCTGGGCGCAGAAGGCGGCAAAGGCGATGCGCGAAAACGGCACCCTGATCCCCGAGGATCTGAGCGCCAGCGCATCGAAGCCGATAAGCATCAGGAAGGACAGCGCCGTCAGCCCGCAGCCGGCGGCGACGTCGATCATGCCGACATTGCCGATTGCGGCGCGGATGTCCTCGAAGGACATGGTCCGGGTTTCGTAATGGATCACCCAGAGCGCCAGCCCGAATACGGCGAACATCGCGATCGCTGCGGCCGGCCGCAGGATCTGGGGTGCCAGCAACCGTGCCAAACGTCCTTGCCCGTTCATCCCGTTCCTCGTCGCTGGACCAGCCAGATGCGAACATCCCTGTCACCCGTCCGGGCC harbors:
- the mprF gene encoding bifunctional lysylphosphatidylglycerol flippase/synthetase MprF produces the protein MLAPQILRPAAAIAMFAVFGLALWVIHYETRTMSFEDIRAAIGNVGMIDVAAGCGLTALSFLMLIGFDALALRSSGIRVPFSRIAFAAFCAQAISHTAGFAALTGTSVRLRVYGNAGVPPAAVAKLMVFCATAFTLGAVTLGGLAGLFEGSRVAGALNLPETVVHLAGILALAAFLIYATASARGAGIHVRSWRIAVPALPVTIGQTLLAIGDLIAAGAVLWVLLPADLPLSFPAFLGLYVVAIVAGVLAHVPAGLGVFEGIVLLFLPGVPAPEVLGALVVYRFVYNLVPLILAATLIALAEAGRAAGRMAPAIRRAGAGAAQIAPIAFALLAIASGAVLLASAATPAATGRLDLLDGLPLVVVEASHLASGVVGLLLLVIARGLARRVDAAWMAATILSGLGAVLSLLKGWDWEEAILLAVVAGLLILARRAFYRRGSLLRQPMTPAWVGALAMMVGAAAWLAWFSFRHEALFSQGLFTFALEAEAPRSLRATVAVLALGLVLFAARLFAPVRARPGPPTEEDLVQAERIVATSTSSTAQLAFTGDKSFIFSECGDAFVMYAASGRSLVAMGDPVGPRHAWANVAWMFRELCDAHGAIPVFYQVSAEALPLYLDLGLRIVKLGEEAVVPLAQFSLDGKPRAELRYAHRRAIKDGASFEMLAPGEARLLMPELRKVSDVWMEQRQAREKRFSLGRFEPAYLNHCPIAVVRQNGRIVAFANLWPSAGHEEMALDLMRHLPDAGYGIMDYMMVEIMLHARDAGWKYFSLGMTPLAGLPDNPLASAWSRVGTFIYEHGEGIYNFQGLRRFKQKFLPDWRPRYLASPGGTALPQVGLDVVALISGGIKGVIGR